One genomic region from Deltaproteobacteria bacterium encodes:
- a CDS encoding DegT/DnrJ/EryC1/StrS family aminotransferase, with protein sequence MPGFEIFGEEEKREILDVLETGVLFRYEFAEQRKGVYKVAEFEKRFAKYCGAAYAQAVSSGTAALRVAMAAMGISPGDEVITPGFTFVATWEAILESGAIPVFTDVDETLTMDPEDLEQKITPRTRAIIPVHMLGAPAPIDEIVAIADRHGIPVIEDTAQACGGTFNGRRLGTFGAMGIFSFDPVKTITTGEGGMVVTNDEALYLNCSEYHDHGHDHNPVLERGLEGRRFIGFNYRMGELQGAIGLAQLAKLDAIIAEQKKHKATIKAALEQVEGVSFRKIPDPEGDTATFLAFFLRDGETTRKFNGVLSDEKAGAIYFKNNTWHFYPKWEHLHGGLTLCKTGWPFKRNMQGEVLSFSPSSLPKSEDVFERLLVYPIPIKMSDDRLKTIVAGIEKAAGSQVRG encoded by the coding sequence ATGCCAGGCTTTGAAATCTTCGGCGAAGAGGAAAAGCGGGAGATCCTTGATGTGCTCGAAACAGGAGTCCTCTTTAGGTACGAGTTTGCCGAGCAGCGAAAGGGGGTTTACAAGGTCGCTGAGTTTGAAAAACGTTTTGCAAAATACTGCGGGGCTGCTTATGCACAGGCCGTATCATCGGGCACGGCCGCGCTTCGTGTGGCCATGGCAGCCATGGGTATCAGTCCTGGTGATGAGGTCATCACCCCGGGATTCACCTTTGTGGCCACGTGGGAGGCAATCCTCGAAAGCGGGGCGATTCCGGTCTTTACAGATGTGGATGAAACCCTCACCATGGATCCTGAGGACCTTGAGCAAAAGATAACGCCTCGTACCAGGGCAATTATACCGGTTCATATGCTGGGTGCGCCGGCCCCAATAGATGAGATTGTTGCCATCGCGGACAGGCACGGCATCCCCGTCATAGAGGATACGGCCCAGGCTTGCGGTGGGACTTTTAATGGTCGCCGCCTGGGGACCTTTGGCGCCATGGGCATTTTCTCATTTGATCCGGTAAAGACCATCACCACCGGTGAAGGCGGCATGGTTGTGACTAATGATGAGGCCCTTTATCTCAACTGTTCGGAATATCATGACCACGGCCACGACCATAACCCGGTACTGGAACGGGGACTGGAAGGCCGTCGCTTCATAGGGTTCAACTACAGGATGGGCGAGCTTCAAGGGGCAATCGGGCTGGCACAATTGGCCAAGTTGGATGCGATTATTGCTGAACAGAAAAAACACAAGGCAACAATCAAGGCTGCCCTTGAACAGGTGGAAGGCGTAAGCTTTCGAAAAATCCCTGATCCAGAAGGAGACACAGCCACGTTCCTGGCCTTCTTTCTCCGGGACGGAGAGACCACAAGAAAATTCAACGGGGTCTTGTCTGATGAAAAAGCAGGCGCCATCTACTTCAAGAATAACACCTGGCACTTCTATCCGAAATGGGAGCACCTCCACGGGGGGTTGACACTGTGTAAGACGGGATGGCCGTTCAAAAGAAATATGCAGGGAGAGGTCTTGAGCTTTTCGCCGAGCAGTCTCCCCAAGTCGGAAGATGTCTTTGAAAGGCTCCTTGTCTACCCGATTCCCATCAAAATGAGCGACGACCGTCTCAAGACCATTGTTGCGGGCATCGAAAAGGCGGCCGGATCCCAAGTTAGAGGTTAG
- the kdsB gene encoding 3-deoxy-manno-octulosonate cytidylyltransferase produces the protein MKIVAIIPCRYGSKRFEGKPLTPILGKPMLQWVYERARDAELLADVAIATDDERIFTAVEDFGGLALMTAPAHRSGSDRVAEAAQALGLEDDDIVINIQGDQPAFDPRSLSELVLPLVNDPELVMTTLIYKIVDQAELEDPNHVKCVFDKDNFALYFSRSLIPFAAKGAVTFDVFKHLGIYAFRKSFLVCFASLPQGRLEAIERLEQIRAMEHGYRIKVVETCYDSLEVDTPNDVAKIEAVLSKKTV, from the coding sequence ATGAAAATAGTTGCGATTATTCCTTGCAGGTACGGCTCAAAGAGGTTTGAAGGCAAACCGCTGACACCGATTCTCGGCAAACCTATGCTACAGTGGGTGTATGAAAGGGCCAGAGATGCTGAACTTTTGGCCGATGTCGCAATTGCCACAGATGACGAGCGAATTTTCACGGCTGTGGAGGATTTTGGTGGCCTCGCGCTGATGACGGCTCCGGCTCATAGATCCGGGTCGGACAGGGTAGCAGAGGCGGCGCAGGCCCTTGGATTAGAAGATGACGATATTGTCATAAACATCCAGGGCGATCAACCTGCTTTTGATCCAAGGTCTCTTTCCGAGTTGGTTTTGCCACTCGTAAACGATCCCGAACTTGTCATGACCACCCTGATTTACAAAATAGTCGATCAGGCCGAACTCGAAGACCCCAATCACGTAAAATGCGTGTTTGACAAAGACAATTTTGCTCTTTATTTTTCCCGGTCACTGATCCCTTTCGCTGCCAAGGGTGCAGTAACATTCGATGTCTTCAAGCATCTCGGGATATATGCCTTTCGAAAAAGCTTTCTGGTTTGCTTTGCCTCCCTGCCCCAAGGCAGGCTGGAGGCCATTGAGAGGCTTGAACAAATTCGGGCCATGGAACACGGCTACCGGATAAAGGTAGTTGAGACCTGTTACGATTCTCTGGAGGTTGATACACCTAATGACGTCGCAAAGATCGAGGCGGTGCTGAGCAAAAAAACCGTTTAA
- a CDS encoding SIS domain-containing protein has protein sequence MIFKKIKAFLRKIRMPGLYVGRSLKTVPEGSLVLFPYDPAVLSCGITGVLAFKKPSVETNNFTIRDLERKFETLFEHSGRRLENKDLQYRGNYLGGRILLGEIKRLCDKFKGNDVFFEAFSDRSCQEKLSDLSTKLEGMIDAEDSALMDKKGRVEAKEYKDITLRLTELKDIFWSLKHDVVENIEKITALANLDEYDNNPLAVGLLKEINLIFNNLDRLEVRGRDSAGISLLFLMDQTVFSQFRQELQEESLLDEFEARKKGLVLANRSIKANSRSPHEVSLAFTYKTAAEVGSLGDNVQYLRNQVVKDAIFQRLIRFAFVHHSFVAHTRWASVGEISEANCHPVDNYPSESEGIIHVCLNGDIDNYQNLRQNFERETGKSIPSEITTDTKIIPLHIQKYLLKKKTMEEAFRLAVSDFEGSHAIAMHSDLAPGKIFLAQKGSGQAIFVGLAEDYYVPASETYGFVEQTCRYLKMDGETVAEGISGKTQGQIFVLDGDSEGGLEGVKAMYYDGTPIDLSEDDIRETEITSRDIDRQNYPHYFLKEISESPGSVEQTIQGRLAILEKNGEKRPQVLLDSSVISPRLESALKGNKIRKVFFIGQGTAGVAASGCTVLLRDYFNHTDIRVASFKASEFSGFMLDDTLGDTLVVAITQSGTTTDTNRAIDMARAQGAFTLAIVNRRDSDITFKVDGVLYTSSGRDIEMSVASTKAYYSQIVAGSILGLRLAQLTGSRTDDFILSEIEHLWKLSSSMNRVLERQEEIRQSAEEFAVTKTDWAIVGSGPNKISADEIRIKLSELCYKSISSDVVEDKKHIDLSSEPLIFVCAAGNRDDVISDVVKDTAIFKAHEAVPIVVATEGEHRFDPYAASVIWVPDVKERLAPILNTLAGHLWGYYAALAINEESRYLFNFRAEIQEHIDTSVNNGLDVYEIVLDKAFREKTAEFYRAFKERIRQNRYATAMAIHAASDLTLLLKYLAGKLPIKDFEFDFGTKGTAPNMLTTFFRCIGKIINEMARPVDAIKHQAKTVTVGTSRISEKVEGLLFEAIEHHGFTKSQLTTRNVLVLRRLQEVVGEIKGTTIYRIAGLNILGEPVEDSTINILKKEGTSALLVSQVEADNRLRGTKRIIVRNGNVYIGRGRRDDRSFLVVPVISTGARIDYLLLFDVGFKGKMELQKKVDALGGKYNHIRNLVEETSLSWKDEYLDLLEIEELFGMSAEKISERIASGLNSGSGL, from the coding sequence ATGATTTTCAAAAAAATCAAGGCCTTTCTGAGAAAAATTCGCATGCCGGGCCTCTACGTTGGGAGGTCTTTGAAGACGGTCCCAGAAGGTTCGCTCGTGCTGTTTCCTTATGATCCTGCGGTTCTTAGCTGCGGGATCACGGGTGTTCTGGCCTTTAAGAAACCTTCTGTCGAGACAAATAATTTCACGATTCGAGACCTTGAGCGCAAGTTTGAAACCCTCTTTGAACACTCCGGAAGAAGGCTCGAAAACAAGGACTTGCAATACAGGGGCAATTATCTTGGCGGCAGAATTCTCTTGGGAGAGATAAAACGCCTCTGTGACAAGTTCAAAGGCAACGATGTCTTTTTTGAAGCCTTTTCTGACAGGAGCTGCCAGGAGAAACTCTCAGATCTGAGTACGAAGCTCGAAGGCATGATCGATGCCGAAGACAGCGCCCTGATGGACAAAAAGGGGCGCGTGGAGGCAAAGGAATACAAGGACATCACTCTTCGCCTAACTGAGTTGAAGGACATCTTCTGGTCCCTGAAACACGATGTTGTCGAGAACATTGAAAAGATAACTGCCCTCGCCAACCTTGATGAATACGACAATAACCCGCTAGCCGTTGGCCTGTTAAAGGAGATCAACCTTATTTTCAACAATCTTGATCGCCTTGAAGTTAGGGGAAGAGATTCTGCCGGGATCTCCCTCCTGTTTTTAATGGATCAAACCGTCTTCTCACAATTCCGACAAGAACTCCAAGAGGAGTCCCTACTGGATGAATTTGAGGCCAGAAAAAAAGGCCTAGTCTTGGCCAATCGTAGCATCAAGGCCAACAGCCGGAGCCCTCACGAGGTATCTCTTGCATTCACGTATAAGACTGCGGCCGAAGTGGGTAGCCTTGGAGACAATGTTCAGTACTTGAGAAATCAGGTCGTTAAGGATGCCATATTTCAGCGTCTCATCAGGTTTGCCTTCGTACATCATAGCTTCGTGGCGCACACCCGCTGGGCGTCTGTGGGTGAGATCAGCGAGGCCAATTGCCATCCTGTTGACAATTACCCAAGTGAGTCTGAAGGGATCATTCACGTTTGTCTTAATGGAGACATTGACAACTACCAGAACCTCAGACAAAATTTCGAAAGAGAAACCGGCAAGTCTATTCCCAGCGAGATTACAACGGACACAAAAATCATCCCGCTCCACATACAGAAGTATCTTCTCAAGAAAAAAACCATGGAAGAGGCCTTCCGTCTTGCCGTAAGCGATTTCGAGGGTTCCCATGCCATTGCAATGCACAGCGATCTTGCACCAGGAAAGATCTTTCTCGCACAAAAGGGAAGCGGTCAGGCCATATTTGTGGGCCTGGCTGAGGATTATTATGTGCCGGCTTCCGAGACATACGGGTTTGTTGAGCAGACTTGCCGCTATTTGAAGATGGACGGTGAGACAGTGGCAGAAGGGATATCCGGCAAAACACAGGGACAAATATTCGTGCTGGATGGTGATTCTGAGGGAGGCCTTGAAGGCGTTAAGGCCATGTATTACGACGGAACTCCCATCGATCTTTCTGAAGATGATATCCGGGAAACCGAGATCACCTCAAGAGACATAGACCGCCAGAACTATCCTCACTATTTCTTGAAAGAGATTTCAGAATCGCCGGGTTCCGTGGAACAGACTATTCAGGGACGATTGGCCATTCTTGAAAAAAACGGCGAAAAGCGCCCCCAGGTCCTCCTGGACTCTTCGGTCATCTCCCCTCGTCTGGAATCTGCCTTGAAGGGAAACAAAATACGTAAGGTCTTTTTCATAGGCCAGGGCACGGCAGGGGTGGCAGCCTCTGGATGCACGGTACTGCTGAGGGATTATTTTAACCACACGGATATCCGTGTGGCTTCCTTCAAGGCCTCTGAATTCAGTGGATTCATGCTCGACGATACTTTGGGGGACACCCTTGTTGTCGCCATCACTCAGTCTGGAACAACTACGGATACGAACCGTGCTATTGACATGGCAAGGGCTCAAGGGGCTTTCACTCTGGCCATTGTCAACAGGCGGGATTCCGACATTACCTTTAAGGTGGATGGCGTGCTCTATACAAGCAGCGGCAGAGATATTGAGATGTCTGTGGCATCTACCAAGGCATACTATTCTCAAATTGTGGCAGGGAGCATCCTTGGCCTGAGGCTCGCCCAGTTGACCGGAAGCAGAACGGACGACTTCATTCTCTCAGAGATAGAACACCTTTGGAAGCTCTCCTCGTCTATGAACAGGGTGCTGGAAAGGCAAGAGGAGATACGTCAGTCAGCAGAAGAATTTGCAGTTACTAAGACAGACTGGGCCATTGTCGGAAGCGGCCCCAACAAGATATCCGCTGATGAGATCAGAATAAAACTCAGCGAGCTTTGCTATAAGAGCATTTCATCAGATGTAGTTGAAGACAAAAAACACATCGACCTTTCTTCCGAACCCTTGATTTTTGTTTGCGCCGCAGGCAACCGGGACGATGTTATCAGTGATGTAGTGAAGGACACGGCCATATTCAAGGCCCACGAGGCCGTGCCGATTGTAGTTGCCACAGAGGGCGAGCATCGTTTTGATCCTTATGCCGCTTCGGTGATCTGGGTTCCTGATGTAAAAGAACGCCTTGCCCCCATACTTAACACCCTGGCAGGCCACTTATGGGGATATTATGCGGCCCTGGCCATCAACGAGGAATCCCGGTACCTCTTCAACTTCCGGGCGGAGATTCAAGAGCACATCGACACCTCCGTGAACAATGGCCTGGACGTTTACGAGATTGTGCTGGATAAGGCGTTCAGAGAAAAGACAGCGGAGTTCTATCGGGCATTCAAGGAGAGGATAAGACAAAACCGGTACGCCACGGCCATGGCAATACATGCTGCATCGGATCTGACGCTTTTGCTAAAGTACTTGGCAGGAAAACTCCCTATCAAGGATTTTGAGTTTGATTTCGGCACCAAGGGGACGGCGCCCAACATGCTAACGACCTTTTTCCGATGCATAGGAAAAATTATCAATGAAATGGCCCGCCCTGTCGACGCCATAAAGCACCAGGCCAAAACGGTCACAGTGGGTACAAGCAGGATCTCAGAAAAGGTGGAAGGCCTTCTATTTGAAGCCATCGAGCACCATGGGTTCACCAAGAGCCAGCTTACCACCCGCAATGTTTTGGTATTAAGGCGTTTGCAGGAAGTCGTTGGCGAGATAAAGGGGACTACCATTTACCGAATAGCCGGCCTAAACATCTTGGGCGAGCCCGTTGAAGACTCGACTATCAATATTCTAAAAAAAGAAGGAACGTCGGCGCTACTCGTCTCACAGGTGGAGGCTGATAACAGGCTGCGCGGTACCAAGCGAATAATAGTAAGAAACGGAAATGTCTATATCGGCAGAGGGAGAAGGGATGACAGGAGTTTCCTTGTAGTTCCGGTGATATCGACCGGCGCAAGAATTGATTACCTCTTGCTATTCGATGTTGGATTCAAGGGCAAAATGGAACTGCAGAAGAAGGTGGATGCCTTAGGCGGCAAGTATAATCACATCCGAAATCTGGTTGAGGAAACAAGTCTTTCCTGGAAGGATGAGTATCTTGATCTGCTTGAGATTGAAGAGCTTTTTGGGATGTCTGCCGAGAAGATTTCCGAGCGTATCGCATCCGGGTTGAACAGTGGAAGTGGCCTATAG
- a CDS encoding CTP synthase — translation MPFPTKFIFVTGGVLSSLGKGLASAAIGALLESRGLTITLQKLDPYINVDPGTMNPFQHGEVFVTDDGAETDLDLGHYERFTRAKLGRDNNFTTGKIYHSVITKERRGDYLGGTVQVIPHITDEIKKNIMSVAKDVDVVIAEIGGTIGDIESLPFQEAIRQFKSDVGKENVLYVHLTLVPYIAAAGEVKTKPTQHSVKELRSIGIQPDILLCRTDRFLSKEIKSKIALFCNVDVDQVITAKDVETIYEVPLVFHQQHLDEKIVQLLNIWTRAPRLEDWERLVEKVKQPKDSVTIAIVGKYIHLRESYKSLNEALSHGGIANDCKVDLDFVDSETIDGASCRERLGAAHGILVPGGFGTRGIEGKIRAIRFCRENKIPFFGICLGMQMAVVEYARHVAKMEEAHSTEFDKTTSFPVIYLMTEWFDYRSQTVQRRDITSDKGGTMRLGAYPCMLQEDSVAYRAYKKKEISERHRHRYEFNNEFKERLQQTGLFASGSSPDGKLVEIVEMADHPWFLGCQFHPEFKSRPMNPHPLFVSFIRAALDHKHKQP, via the coding sequence ATGCCTTTTCCGACCAAATTCATTTTTGTCACAGGAGGAGTTCTCTCGTCATTAGGCAAGGGGCTCGCCTCTGCGGCCATTGGGGCTCTCCTTGAAAGTCGAGGACTAACCATAACGCTCCAAAAGCTTGATCCTTATATTAACGTGGATCCTGGCACTATGAATCCATTCCAGCACGGAGAGGTCTTTGTTACCGATGACGGCGCGGAGACAGACCTTGACCTTGGCCACTACGAACGATTCACACGTGCCAAGCTGGGACGTGACAATAACTTTACAACGGGCAAGATCTACCACTCTGTCATAACCAAGGAACGGCGGGGAGACTATCTGGGCGGCACGGTTCAGGTTATTCCCCACATCACGGATGAAATCAAGAAAAACATCATGTCGGTGGCCAAAGATGTTGATGTGGTCATTGCCGAGATTGGCGGAACCATAGGTGATATTGAAAGCCTTCCTTTTCAAGAAGCCATCAGACAGTTTAAATCAGACGTGGGAAAAGAAAACGTACTTTATGTTCATCTGACCCTGGTTCCCTACATAGCTGCGGCTGGCGAGGTGAAGACCAAACCGACCCAGCACAGCGTCAAAGAGCTTCGCAGCATCGGTATCCAACCTGATATTCTTCTTTGCCGCACAGACCGCTTTTTGTCCAAGGAGATAAAGTCAAAAATAGCCCTGTTCTGCAACGTGGACGTTGATCAAGTCATCACGGCAAAAGACGTTGAAACGATCTATGAGGTGCCCCTGGTTTTCCATCAGCAACACCTGGATGAGAAGATCGTGCAACTCCTTAATATCTGGACCCGTGCCCCCAGGCTGGAGGATTGGGAGCGTCTGGTAGAAAAAGTCAAGCAACCCAAAGACTCAGTGACCATTGCTATTGTAGGCAAGTACATCCACCTTCGGGAGTCTTACAAGAGCCTCAATGAGGCATTGTCCCACGGTGGCATTGCCAATGACTGCAAAGTGGACCTGGATTTTGTGGATTCGGAAACCATTGACGGGGCAAGCTGTCGAGAACGCCTCGGAGCGGCCCATGGCATTCTGGTCCCAGGCGGTTTTGGCACTCGGGGAATTGAAGGTAAAATCAGGGCGATACGGTTTTGCCGAGAAAACAAGATACCATTTTTCGGAATTTGCCTCGGCATGCAAATGGCCGTGGTGGAATATGCCCGCCACGTTGCGAAAATGGAGGAAGCGCACAGCACAGAGTTCGATAAGACTACCTCCTTTCCGGTCATCTATCTGATGACAGAATGGTTTGACTACAGATCGCAGACAGTACAAAGAAGGGACATCACATCCGACAAAGGGGGAACAATGCGTTTGGGGGCCTATCCGTGCATGCTCCAGGAGGACTCGGTGGCCTACAGGGCGTACAAGAAAAAGGAGATCTCAGAAAGACATCGTCACAGATATGAGTTTAATAATGAGTTTAAAGAAAGGTTGCAGCAGACTGGTCTTTTTGCGAGCGGTTCTTCTCCGGATGGCAAGCTGGTTGAAATCGTGGAAATGGCGGACCACCCATGGTTTCTCGGATGTCAATTCCATCCTGAATTCAAGTCCAGACCCATGAACCCCCACCCTCTTTTTGTCTCTTTCATACGAGCAGCCCTCGATCACAAGCACAAACAGCCCTAA
- a CDS encoding HD-GYP domain-containing protein yields the protein MIEHDRGTLVLKAVPGGNVEEEVGAFLAKVFKNVSQQKVAALVKKAPVVLSKNVPAKAAGMIVSNLENLGAIADFIPKVEAPEESVADKKSIPSQEGAACEGHRLFDSPPDQPSAALQSKENWITRLKSSFLGSVAEVNKELWLILSLLTIAAIMNYLVTAQRMVLGFYTLPTLFSAYFYGRRHATFTAFASVFLVGLLAHFNPDLLSEMPTAQFVEDRWYDLTAWAGILVVTAYAMGTLHEHHEARLKELRETYHGLLLILRQFVSKDKYTENHSYRVSIYAAKIASYLRLTPQQVQDIRDASLLHDIGKLDISRQLLYKAARLTRDEYEGMKKHVQKGVDMLEPVGGPLCRIIPIILAHHDKFDGSGYHDVSGDKIPVEARVIAVADVYDSLTSDRPYRKAMSTYDAREIIVKGSGAEFDPKVVSAFLAAFRKGEMEVPEVVL from the coding sequence ATGATCGAACATGACAGGGGGACTTTAGTTCTTAAGGCCGTGCCCGGCGGCAACGTGGAAGAGGAGGTGGGGGCTTTCCTTGCAAAGGTTTTCAAAAATGTGTCCCAGCAGAAAGTGGCCGCTCTGGTGAAAAAGGCGCCGGTTGTCTTGAGCAAAAACGTCCCCGCAAAGGCGGCAGGGATGATCGTTTCAAACCTCGAAAATCTCGGGGCCATAGCTGATTTTATCCCAAAGGTGGAGGCGCCGGAAGAATCTGTTGCTGATAAGAAAAGCATACCTTCTCAGGAAGGCGCTGCTTGCGAAGGCCACAGGCTATTTGACAGTCCGCCAGATCAGCCCTCTGCGGCGCTCCAGTCCAAGGAGAACTGGATCACCAGACTCAAATCATCATTCCTCGGCAGCGTGGCCGAAGTGAACAAGGAATTGTGGCTGATCTTATCCTTGTTGACCATTGCCGCGATCATGAATTATCTGGTTACTGCGCAGCGCATGGTCCTTGGCTTTTACACTCTGCCTACGCTGTTTTCCGCCTATTTTTACGGTCGGCGTCACGCCACCTTCACGGCTTTTGCCAGTGTTTTTCTGGTCGGACTCCTTGCCCATTTCAACCCAGACCTGTTGAGCGAAATGCCCACAGCCCAGTTCGTTGAAGATCGTTGGTACGACCTCACGGCCTGGGCAGGCATTCTGGTGGTTACTGCCTATGCCATGGGAACCCTCCACGAACATCACGAAGCGCGCCTGAAAGAGCTACGGGAGACCTATCACGGCCTCCTGCTCATCCTGCGCCAGTTTGTCTCCAAAGACAAATACACGGAAAACCATTCCTATCGCGTTTCTATCTATGCAGCCAAGATTGCATCCTACCTCAGACTCACTCCGCAACAGGTCCAAGACATACGTGATGCCTCACTACTCCATGACATTGGCAAGCTGGATATCAGTCGTCAGCTTCTCTACAAGGCTGCCCGCTTGACCCGTGACGAGTACGAAGGGATGAAGAAACATGTGCAAAAAGGTGTCGATATGTTGGAGCCGGTAGGGGGCCCGCTGTGTCGGATCATCCCGATTATCCTGGCCCACCACGATAAATTCGACGGCTCTGGCTACCACGATGTTTCCGGAGACAAAATCCCAGTAGAGGCCCGGGTCATTGCAGTGGCTGATGTGTATGACTCGCTGACCAGCGATCGTCCATATCGCAAGGCAATGTCCACTTACGATGCCAGGGAGATTATAGTCAAGGGTTCTGGGGCAGAGTTTGATCCCAAAGTGGTCAGCGCCTTTCTAGCAGCCTTCCGCAAAGGAGAGATGGAAGTCCCCGAAGTCGTCCTGTGA
- a CDS encoding HDOD domain-containing protein: MTSVSGKQRKQYCHPVFKGLSDTDLVSVYNIISVKKFNTGGVLVKEGDTDSTTYLILEGSARILKSLNGHMRQISVLHQGDSLPAATSFINGTRTASVVALEPLSVFVLDKSNLDALSPQIQLAIYKNLHNLSAQRIHDLTIRHMRSSDMNKHLTSHVAHLLQARSDKYASSEMIQGFLKRIPRLPMYANRLAVVLLDENVSTRHVAELAKLDPSLVSVVLKTVNSAYYGFRGRISDFQHAVVLLGFSQVYQLVMDIGIRSTMPKTPKFQELLFHSMMISFIGFEISQLSSARKAVAISTIGLLHDIGKSVIMLLEKRHSKMGILIDMLDHAKIGSLLLREWNIPDVVCQSLEYQCYPEWLPPEKVPEEHRENVTVLYIAHLCYEYLRGKSEDELPTAFLGEYMDVLNFSEKSFTEFVKRRLLPSLNKKLKTFPEDVRDFLVKSQENIAGKQNSGALEA, encoded by the coding sequence ATGACCTCCGTTTCCGGTAAACAAAGGAAGCAGTACTGCCACCCTGTCTTCAAGGGGCTCAGCGACACGGATCTCGTTTCCGTTTACAACATCATCAGTGTCAAAAAATTCAACACTGGTGGTGTCCTCGTTAAGGAGGGGGATACTGATTCGACAACGTATTTGATTCTTGAGGGCTCTGCGCGGATCCTAAAGAGCCTGAACGGTCATATGAGACAGATATCCGTACTCCACCAGGGAGACTCCCTCCCGGCCGCCACTTCTTTTATAAATGGAACCAGAACGGCTTCAGTTGTCGCGTTAGAGCCATTAAGTGTTTTTGTGTTGGACAAAAGCAACCTGGATGCCTTGTCTCCTCAAATCCAGTTGGCCATATACAAGAATTTGCACAACTTGTCTGCGCAACGAATCCATGATCTGACCATAAGGCACATGAGGTCGTCAGACATGAACAAACATTTGACCTCTCACGTGGCCCATCTTCTTCAGGCCAGGAGTGACAAATATGCCAGTTCAGAGATGATCCAAGGATTTCTGAAACGTATCCCCCGCTTACCGATGTATGCGAACAGGCTTGCTGTGGTGTTGCTTGACGAAAACGTTTCCACCCGCCATGTGGCCGAACTGGCCAAATTGGATCCCTCCCTGGTAAGTGTCGTTCTGAAAACAGTCAACTCGGCGTATTATGGTTTCAGGGGTAGGATTTCAGACTTTCAACACGCTGTCGTGCTTCTCGGTTTCAGCCAAGTTTACCAACTGGTCATGGATATTGGTATCCGGAGTACCATGCCAAAAACTCCTAAGTTTCAAGAACTGCTGTTTCACTCCATGATGATATCCTTTATCGGCTTTGAGATATCACAACTGAGCAGCGCCAGGAAGGCGGTGGCTATAAGCACCATAGGGTTGCTTCATGACATTGGCAAGAGCGTTATTATGCTGTTAGAAAAACGACATTCCAAAATGGGAATTCTTATTGACATGCTCGACCACGCGAAGATCGGATCGCTACTTCTAAGAGAATGGAATATTCCTGATGTGGTCTGTCAGAGCCTTGAGTATCAGTGTTACCCTGAATGGTTGCCTCCCGAGAAAGTCCCCGAAGAGCACAGGGAAAATGTGACCGTTTTGTACATAGCCCACCTGTGCTATGAATACTTGCGAGGGAAAAGCGAAGACGAACTGCCCACAGCCTTTCTTGGAGAGTATATGGATGTGTTGAATTTCTCAGAAAAATCCTTTACCGAATTTGTTAAAAGAAGGCTCCTTCCTTCTTTAAACAAAAAGCTGAAGACATTCCCTGAAGATGTCCGGGACTTCTTGGTGAAGAGCCAGGAAAACATTGCAGGAAAGCAGAATAGTGGCGCACTTGAGGCCTGA